The following DNA comes from Puniceicoccales bacterium.
TTCATTGCGTTAAGCTTTAGAATATTATTATTTTTATGCCGGCGGTATTATAAATATTTTTTAATGCAGCACCTTATTGTGCAAAACATTATACATTTGTTGCACCTCAGGCATGGGGTTTTATTAGGTTTTATTTGCTTTGGTGGCCTAGTTTATTATAATTTATTGTAAAAAGGAGATGATCAGTGAAATTAAAAATATTTTTACTTTTTAATATGGGATTGTGGTTAAATTTAGGTTCTTTGGATGCAGGTATAGAACAATCAGTTGATTCGACAGGAAATCATAGAAACCACAGTAAAAACAGGGTCAATTATAATTACTATAATCAGGATCTTCGTCAGCGTATACGCAATAGGATAGCAGGGTTATCGATTAATGAAATTGTAAATATAATTATTGAATATTTATCCATCGGCAGTGGTGCTGCTTTGAGTTGTGTATTTTTTGATGTGCCCATGGATAGTATTCAAAGTATAATCGGCAGGTTGACCAATCGGCAGATTGTAGATATCCTAGATTTGGTTATTAACCAAGGGGTAGCAGGTAGTGTTAAAAATATGATCAGGTATTTAGGTATAGAAAATAGGCTTTATGAGATAAGAAACCTGGCTATGGAATTACACAGAGACCGGGTTTGGTCATATATAGATTCCGTTAATGAGGATTATATTTAGCGATAATATTCATTAGGGTTCAATGAATATTTTGATTATTTTATTTGATTAATAAAATCACCGCTGTCCGATCGAATAACGATGGTTAGTTTTTACCCATGAAGGTCCCTTATCCAAGTCTAGGCAACTGTTATGGACTTTTCTAGGTACACATCCTGAATTGTGTTTAACAGAGCAATCCCGTCTTTCAGCGATCGCTGGAAGGCTTTTCTGCCACAGATTAGACCGGAACCGCCGGCTCTTTTATTTATTATTGCTGTCATAACGGCTTCCTGGAAATCATTTTTACCCGAAGCACCGCCGGAGTTTATAAGACCAATTTTACCCATATAGCAGTTTGCCACTTGATAACGGGTCAAATCGATGGGATTATTGCTGGTCAATTTGTCATATACATCATCGTGGGTTTTACCAAATTTTAGGTCCCTGAAGCCACCGTTGGTTGTGGGAAGCTTTTGTTTTATTATATCAGCCTCGATTGTTACGCCAAGATGGTTTGCCTGGCCGGTTAGGTCTGCCGCTGTGTGGTAGTCTTTTTCCTTTGTGGAAAAGGCTGAGTTTCGCAGATAACACCACAGGATTGTTACCAGGCCAAGCTCATGGGCATATTCGAAGGCCTTGGTGGTTTCCTGGATTTGCCTGGTGGATTCATCGGATCCAAAATAAATGGTGGCACCTATGGCTGCGGCTCCCAGGTTATAGGCCTGGCTGACGCTGCCAAAGTATATCTGATCGTGCTTATTAGGGTAGGTAAGTAGTTCGTTATGATTGAGTTTTACAACAAACGGTATCCTGTGGGCATATTTTCTGCTCAGCAATCCCAGGCATCCAATCGTAGATGCCACGGCATTGCAACCACCTTCAATGGCCAGTTTAACTATATTCTCCGGATCAAAATACAGAGGGTTTGGTGCAAAACTCGCTCCGGCCGAATGTTCTATGCCCTGATCCACGGGCAGAATCGAAGTATAGCCGGTGCCGGCTAGCCGACCTGAGTTTAGGATTCTGGCAAAGTTATTCAGAACAGTGGTTGGCCGGTCGGAATGAACAAGAATTCTGTCGATATAATCTGGGCCAGGCAGATGTAGATCCGATTTTTTAATCGCCGTACATTTATGCTCAACTAATTTGTGTTTGTCCCCATCTATGAAATCTATAATATGCTTGTTCATGAGGTTATGGTATTTGTAAATCAATGGACTTGCAATAAAATAATAAAGTATCAACGGAATTTTGGTTGTCCTATTTAGCCATGAGATTGGCCTGGGCTGCGGCGATTCTTGCAATGGGAACTCGATTTGGTGAGCAGCTTGTATAGGCCAGACCAATGCGATGCCAGAACATGATAGATGCTGGATCTCCGCCATGTTCACCACAGATACCAATTTTTATATTTGGCCTGGTTGCTTTACCACGCTCGCAGGCAAGCTGGATTAGCTGTCCTACGCCTTCGCTATCTATCGATGCAAATGGATTCGTTTTTATTATTTCCTGTTCAATATATTCCGGAAGAAATGTGCCGGAATCGTCGCGGCTCATACCCAGGGCTGTTTGGGTCAAATCATTTGTACCAAAACTGAAAAATTCTGCTGTTTCGGCTATTTTATCTGCTAGCAATGCGGCTCTCGGCAGTTCTATCATTGTGCCTACGGTATATTTGATATCCAGGCCGGTTTTTTGCATCACGGCCTTGGCAGCCTGATGGATTAGCGTTACCTGAGAATCAAGTTCTTCTTTATAGGCGACCAGAGGAACCATTATTTCCGGATTCACCGCTGTGCCGCTTTGAATGACACTGGCTGTGGCTTCAAAGATGGCTGTGGCCTGCATGGTTGTTATTTCCGGGTAGGTTACGCCGAGACGGCAGCCTCGATGGCCTAGCATAGGATTTAATTCATGCAATGCCTGAACCCGACTGCGGACTTTATCTTCAGGAATGTTAAGTTTTTTAGCCAAAGCAGCTTGAGTATCTTGAGTATTTGGTAAAAATTCATGCAGAGGCGGATCTAGCAGACGAATTGTCACCGGGAAGCCTTTCATTGCCCTGAAAATGCCTTCGAAGTCGCCACGTTGCAGCGGTTGTAGTTTATCCAAAGCCCGTTGCCTGTCCTCGGTACAATCGGCCAGAATCATCTCACGCATAAAATCGATACGATCTCCCTGAAAAAACATATGCTCGGTTCTGCAAAGACCTATGCCTTTGGCACCCAATGCCACTGCCATGGCGGCCTGTTCCGGCGTATCTGCATTGGTTCGTATATCTAATTTGCGATATTGATCAGCCCAATTCATCACTGTGTCGAACAGCCTGAATGTGTAGCTCTCTTCAGCCTGCATTGCGCCGGCTAACACCCGATTTACTTCGGAAGGTATGGTGGTGACCTGGCCAATAAATACCTCTCCGGAAGTTCCGTCGATGGATAGATATTCGCCTTCCTTTATTATTGTTTCGCCGACGGAAATGGTTTTTGCCGAGTAATCCATATGGAGCGCACCGGCTCCACAAACGCATACTTTTCCCATTTGTCTTGCCACCAGTGCTGCGTGAGAACTTACTCCGCCGCGGGTGGTTAAGATACCTTCCGAGGCTAGCATTCCTCTTATATCCTCGGGAGATGTTTCGATCCTGCAAAGTATGGCTTTTTCACCTCTAGCGTGGGCCTCTTCGGCCGTTTTTGCCGAAAAATATACCTTTCCTGAGGCGGCTCCTGGGCCCGCTGCTAGACCCTGGGCTATTTTCTTTACGGCTTTCTTACCGTTTGGATCGAAGACCGGCACCAGTAGAGATGAAATCGATTCAGCTGCTATGCGAGTCAGAGCCATTTCCTTGGTTATTCTGTTTTCTCCGACCATTTCGACGGCAATTCTAACGGCGGCCATGCCGGTTCTTTTGCCATTGCGAGTCTGCAGCATATACAGTTTGCCCTGCTGGACGGTGAACTCGAAGTCCTGCATATCCTTGAAATGATCTTCAAGGGTTTGGCATACTTTTACCAGCTGTTCATATACCCCTGGCATATCCTGTTTGAGACCTGCAATGGGCTGTGGTGTTCTTATGCCGGCAACCACGTCTTCCCCCTGGGCATTGATTAGATATTCTCCATAAAATACTTTTTCACCGGTGGCCGGATTTCTCGTGAAAGCAACGCCGGTGGCACAATCGTCACCCCTGTTGCCAAACACCATGGATTGCACATTCACCGCCGTACCCCATTCGGCCGGAATGTTATATTTTCTTCTATAGATTATGGCCCGTTCATTATGCCAGGATTCGAACACTGCTCCAATGGCACCACTGAGTTGTTCGTAGATATCCTGGGGGAATTCTCTGCCCGTAGTGCTACGGATCAATGCCTTGTATTCCTTTATTATTTCGATCAAATCTTCCTGGGACAGCTGGGTGTCATCGGAAACGTTCGCCTTGGCTTTGGCCTTGTCTATTATTATTTCGAATGGATCTCTGGAGTGTTCATCCTTGGCATGGACACCCATCACCACATCGCCGTACATTTGAATGAATCTTCTATAGCAGTCCTGGGCAAATCTCTGGTTATTGGTATTTTTAGCAAGTCCTTCGACGGTTTCGTCATTTAATCCAAGGTTAAGGATTGTGTCCATCATACCTGGCATGGATTCTCGAGCACCAGATCTGACAGAAAATAGTAGTGGATTAGCTTTATCTCCAAATAGCTTGTCCTGCTGTTTTTCTACATTTTTTATAGCCAACAGAACCTGTTGCCATACCGGTTCAGGTAGCTTTTTGCCATTGGAATAGTATTCCATGCAGACTTCGGTTGGTATAGTAAACCCTGGAGGTACCGGTAACCCGATCTTTGCCATTTCGGCGAGATTGGCACCTTTGCCACCAATGATGCTCTTCATAGAAGCGTCGCCATCGGTTTTAATTCCGAATTCAAATATATAATTTTTTGGAGCCATAATGATGATTAAGAAGCTAAAAATTTGCTAGTAATATTACAAGAAAAATGATGGGAGTAGTTTTGTCATGCTGTTTTTAAAAGTTTAATTATAGTAAAATTTTTACAATTTTTTTATTGACAAGAAATAAAATCCACGTTGAGATGCCAGAAATTTAAAAAAGGAAAAGGGATGAAAAAACTATATAATTATGTGTGTATTATCTGCTGGGCTGTGGCCATGTTCTGTCCAGAATCGGCGTTAGCTTTCAAATGCGATGGTGTAAGATTCAATGAGCATAACTATGCTATTGGCAAAGGTGATTGGATAGGTCCTATGGATCAAGATCAATATGTGAATAAGCATGGATTGAAGTGGATTCTTGAAATTGAAGAAACTGACTATTATGATGATATGCAAGATAGAATAGACAAATTGGGTGCAAGTGTTAAATATTATTTACTTTTTGAGAAAAAAAGTAATGAAATAAATCTAGAAAAAACCGAAATTGATAAGTTGTCTAACCTTATAAAAATGAGCACTGATACTAGCTGCTGGGTCAATATTAGTAATAATGCTAATAAGCCTGAAGAGCCTGAAGGACGGTTAAATGGAAGACATTATATGAAAAAGAAAACATGGTTCGATAAGGGTGTAAAACGTATCGATGAATGTGAAGATTTTTATGAAATAGACAATGAAAAGTCTACCACTTTAAATGTAGTCTTTCAAATACAGTATGGTGTGCCTTACTATAGGTATTCGCATACAATGTCCATCCCATCACACCATAAGTATCAGATGACGGAAAAATCGGTAACAAATGCTATAGGCTTTGCTCTGAGAGATGATCAAAGTAAAGTGATTGAAATTTATGAAATTGATGGAATAAAAAAATACTTGGCCGATTTTTTGGTAGATAATAAAGCTGCCTGGGATGCGATTTTACGTGACTACAACACACAGACGGGAAAGGTAATTTTTTATAACATGTCATCCCTGATAATTGAGACTATTCTCAATATTTGTAATAATGAGGTACCAAATTTAAAGGAAATAACTGAAAATAGCCTGAATGAGATCATTAAAGACTTATACGAAATTGATTATTTATTTTCAGAATGGAAATATTTTATGCCTATAAAAGTTTGTGAATATTTTGATGCTGTACTCAAAATTATATATGGCGTTTTTGATGTAGGTGTGTTAAAAAATATCTTTAGTATGAATGGGCCAGATTTCGATAATGCCATGATTGAGGAGTGTAAATGCTGTATTACTAGAGAGCTTTGTATTATTATTAAAGTTTTAAATGAGATTGGTAAAATTTTGGATACTGAAACTGCTATAGGTCCTTACGAAGTTCCTAGCCGTTCAACTTCTAGTTCTACAACTTCTACAACTTTTAGCTATTCAACCCCTAGTTCTACAACTTTTAGCTATAATAGTTATGGAATGGATTACTTATATTCAAAATCTGAAAATGTAGGATATCAAAGAAATAACGGAAAAAGTAGAAGAGGCAGAAGAAATAGGCGTAATTCCAGGCGTCGCCGTATCACTAGAAAAAATAGAAAAAGAAACAGAAGAAACAGAAGAAACAGAAAAATTAGGAAAAACAGAAGAACCAGAAGGTAATTCTTTTCAATAAATTAAGTAGACAGAGGCTATCTATCGGGTAGCCCTTTGTCTATTTATCGATAGTTGTTGCCATGGTAACAATGTATTACTGATCAGCACGGAAGTGTGTCGGTAATGGCGATATTGACAGGAATAGCCCCTGGATAGTTAAGCAGGATTCAGAGATAATAGACGAGGGCCGGGGCTAAATGGTTCTCGGTTGTGGTTTATTTGTGATTTCAAGGCAGTCATAAAAAACATTATAGCCTGAACTTACCATAATTTATCTATGATTGCGTCGGCTAGACCGTATTCTATGGCTTCCTTGGCATTCATATAAAAATCTCTATCGGTGTCCTTACGTATTTTTTCCATTGGCTGGCCCGAAGCATCTGATAATATTTTATTCATCTCATCCCGAGTTTTTTCCATCTCCTGGGCCTGGATATCTATGTCAACAGCCGGTGCAACAATCCTTCCGGTTATGAGTGGTTGATGGATTAGGACTCTAGCGTTGCGGTATAGAAATCTGCTGCCTTTTTTTGGTACACATAGTAATATTGAGCCCATGCTAGCAGCGAGGCCGGTCACGATTATCTGGATCGGCGAAGTCATCAATTTCATCGTATCGTAGATGGCCATGCCAGCGGTGATCGATCCTCCGGGCGTATTCATAAAAAATTGTATTTTTTTCCCAGGATCAGTAAGTTCAAGATACAAAAGTTTTTCCGTTATGTCTTTGGCCGAACTGTCTTCGATAGCGCCCCAAAGGAATACCTTTCTTTCTTCAAGAAATTTTTTTTGTATCATCGAATCGATGATTTTGTTGTAATTATTATGACAACATTCGTCATCATCTTCGCAAAATCTAACGGGATTCATATTTTAACGCTAATTGTCGCCGCAGCGAAATCAACTCAATATTTATAATAAATGCATCCATTGTAGTTGATAAAAATATTGACATGTTTTCAAGGAATCCAACTATAAAAATCCGGTAGGGTATTTATTAAATGAGAGATGATTATTTGCAGACGGCACAAAATATAATTGAAGATCCGATGATATTGATAAATATCGTATCTAAGCGGGTCCGCCAATTGAGGTTTGGTGCAACTCCTTTTATAGATTCTCTGGAGAGTCTTAGGGTTGAAGACATAGTACTTAGGGAAATAATAGAAGGAAAAATTTCCTATGAGTTGGGCCAGGATGACTAGTGGTGTTTCTAGTGTTGAAGCATAACAGTGATAAGTTTTTTGAAATAAGGAACAGGAAGCTGCACCGAGAATACGAAGTCAGTTCAGTCTATGAAGCTGGGGTAGTTCTTTTAGGTACCGAAGTAAAATCTGTGAAAGCCGGTTGTGCTGAGATCAATGATTCGTTTGTAATGGTGGACAGAGCTGGTTTTTTATTGCTATGTAATGCGCGTATCGATGAGTACAAATTTGGCAATTATGCCAACCATGAGGTTTGCCGGAAGCGCAGATTGTTATTACATGCCAGAGAGATACGTAAAATTCGAGCCGGCATAGAGAAGGACGGTATCAGTGTGGTGCCGTCGCGTATGTACCTAAAAAATGGCCTCATAAAGGTTGAACTGGCTCTGGGTAAAGGCAAGAAGCTCTATGATAAAAGAGCGGACCTAAAGGCAAAGACCATCAAACGGGAAACCGATAGATTTTTGCTAAATAGATAGGTTATTTCTTTATATCTATCTTCTTTAAATTTACTCCAAGAGCCTCTGCTGCTTGCTGCGTAGTTGTGTATTCAATTTTTTGTGCAGGTGGAGTTTCGGATTATGCACCTGTGCCTATTTCACTAACCTTTTCCTGTTTTTTGCCTTTGTAGTGTATTATACTATCGGCCAATGACATGGACATGGTGGTATTTTGTGCTGAGCCCATTCCAAGAGCCGTATTACCTGCCACGCCTCTCTGGTCTTCTTTTATTGTTCTTGTATCTCTGAAAAAGCCTGAAACTCCTCGTTTGATTCCTCTCCAGATGCTTTCGTCTATCTTTTCTGTAAAACCCTGCATCTTTTCATTGGCAAGCATTCTGGCCAGGTAATCAATTGATGAACCATTCCAATCACCTGTATATACCTCATCGTTTTTTATTATTTCGAAAACCGTTTTGCGGAATTCTTCTATCTGGCCTGGAGCGACTTTTGATGAAGATAGCATCGATTCAAAATACGTTAAAGCCTGGAGTTTTTCTTTAACACTGGCAGGTAAGGTTCCTGTAATTGGTTGGCCAATGGTAAATCCTGTTTCCAGGGTTAGTCCATTGTAGGCATTGTTGACGTTTCCTTTTTGTAGCGCTTTTACTCGTCTAGCCTTTGAAACCGTCGAATTATAGGCGGCGTTTCTTAGGGTTGTCTCGAGCCTTTCTGGATTTTTAAGCACAGCTTCACGTTCGGATGGACTCAATGATTTGAATGATGCCACGATATATCTGGTGGCTCTATCATCACCCTTTTTCCCAATTTCACCGAGAACCCTTTCGAATATGTCCTTATTTACTTTGCTTATAGCATCTTTTATGGCAGCGATATCTCCACCGGAAACATCACTATATATATCTATTATTATCGAATCACCCTCTGCTTTATTGGCCGATTGAGATGAGGCAAGTGGGTCAATGAAAGGTTGTTTCGGCGTTTCCACCTTTGACTCCGATGGAACTCCCTGTTGCTTTGGCGTATTGACTTCCGGTATCTTTGTCTCATCTACTGTTGTCTTTGGTGTATGATGATGTTCATGTATATGTATTGAATTATCAACATTAATCCTTGAATTATCAGCATATTTGGTTGTATTACCATTGGGATCTGCAGCTTTATCAGTACCTGATGTAGTGCTAGTCGCTGTGTTTTGACCGACTTTCTGAGAACCGTCGTCGCTGCCGCTGATCTTAGTATTTGGCGTGATGTCTTGACCAACTTTCTGGGAATCGCTACCTGCAATGGGTTTGCTACCAGAACCTATCGAAACATTAGGTTTAGTGAAAGGTTGACCCTTATTAAAATAGTCTACTTTATCTTTAAAAGGCATGTTAGATTGTCTATCAGTAAACTTATTGGGCTTGGCTTGATTTTGGTCGACTTTCTGGGAATCGCCACCTGCAATGGGTTTGCTACCAGAACCTGACGAGGTGTTTATTGGTTTGTTATCGCCCAGGTTGATACCTTTTCCATAGTTTGGCAACAGTGGTACTATCGAAACACCTCTGATTTGGTTTCCTTTAAGGTTATCGGTGGTGCGTACATGACTAGGTGACATAGCTTGAATATCCTCCAATGGTGTCTCTATAATTTGAGGTGGTTCTGGTAAGCTTGGTGTTTTGCTTGATTGGGTTTTAAGAGATCTTAAAGCTTCTTGTACTTCCTGTCGTGGTAAAGCGTTATAGGTATTGGTGGCAACTTCTTTTGGAGTGCCAGACGTTCCCTGGGCTGCTTTGTATTGTTCGTTCTTTTTATTGATTATGTTTCTGCAAAATGACTCCATGGTAGCTGGCGAAGCTAGCACTTGCGTTCTTTCATCAGGTGTTAACAAAGTAAATGCCATTGCAGTAAATTTATCAGCGTCATTTTTAACTTTATCATATGCTTTTAAAGGTAACAATGTGGCAGTGTCTATTTTGTAATCTTTGAAGATGGCTGTTACAACCGTTTGGGCCGTTTCTGCTTTTTTTTGATCCAGTTCAGTTAGTTTTAATGTGGAATAACCGCTAGCATTCATTACAGTTGGACCACTTCCGTTGAGTTGCTTTAATTTAAAATTGCCAAATTCACCCTGTAGGTTTTTGATCTTCTCGGATGCAGCTGATTGGGTAACTTGAGTTACTGACGAAATCGATGACATTACTTTTACTAGTTTAAGTATTTTTTTTACTTTTTAAAGCATTTTAACCATCGGACAAGATATGAATATGGGTTGCTAACTAGTAAAATCCTTGCCTTTGTTTTTTTGTTATACAAGTTAAGTTAACACCAAAGGGGGAGTAGCTCAGTGGATAGAGCAACGGTCTTCTAAACCGAAGGTCGAGAGTTCGAGTCTCTCTTCCCCCGCCATGACATTCAATCAGCGTTGTTGTGATTTTTTTCAACCGGGCAGCATTCGTAGTAGTCATATTTCACCACCACAGTCCTTGAAATCATGTCGTAGCCGAAGGAACCTGTGGCCGAGATCAGCCCAAAGAAGAAGTTTGTCGATGATAACGCACAGATTGTTATATTGGTTATGTCTATGCAATAGAAAGCCGTAATACACTTAAGGCTAGATCGTATCAATGTTTGTAACGCCGATGGACTCGAGGCTGGGTCGTTGATGTCAATGGTTTTTATCTTCATGAGTCTCTTGCCTAGGGTCGATCCATGGCTCAATATTTCACTGATGCTGAAATATATAATGCTAATTATGATGCTTATGATCATTATGCCCTGAAATGGCTCGGTTAGATTTTTTGCTATCACGTTTAGATCGTCTGCTTTGAGCAGTGCGGATGTATCGGGCATTAGGGCAGACAAATCTGGCATTTTGTCTCTAAGAAAAGGAATGGAGATAAGGCCTATCACTAAACAGTCTATATTAAAAGCCCAGGCCCTGTTGTTTAGGGTAGCTGGTATAAACCTAATATTGTTCTTGCTCAGCATAACTCCACTTTAATTTTATTTGTATGAAAGTTTTGTCAATCTGAATCAGGATTCGGATTATTTTGTGTGCTGGACCGCGTATCTTGGTTGACAACACAGACAAAGTGTTGAGATTTGTCCACTGTTTATGGTGGCTGTAGCTCAGCTGGTTAGAGCATCGGATTGTGGTTCCGAGGGTCGCCGGTTCGAATCCGGTCTGCCACCCCAGGCTGTAAATTCGTATAAATATTACGTAGTTGGTGAAATTTTTTGTTCGCGTTTTGCGTTTCGATTATTTATTTGTCTTCCCATTCCGTTAGTTGCCATGGAATAGTTGTCTGAGATTGTCTAATATACTAGTGTATGAGTGATGTTGTTCAGGATAAATCTGATGAAATTTTAAAGGAAGGTCGTTATGATGCTTCGAAGATCCAAAAATTAGAGGGACTCGAAGGCGTTCGTAAACGTCCTGATATGTATATTGGTGATACAAATGAGCGTGGATTGCATCATTGTGTATTTGAGATTGTTGACAATTCCATAGATGAGGCACTGGCTGGTTATTGCAGTAATATTAGTGTAATTTTGCATGTAAATGGTTCCTGTTCTGTGGAAGATGATGGCCGGGGCATACCAGTGGATATGCACGAAAAATACAAAATGCCAGCCCTTGAATTAGTCATGACAAATCTGCATGCCGGTGGCAAATTTGGCAAAGGAGCTTATCAGGTATCTGGTGGACTGCATGGTGTTGGTGCAAAATGTGTTAATGCCGTTTCAGAGGTTTTTGATGTGGAGGTGAGGCGTGATGGACACATCTATCATATGTCTTTCGCCAAGGGTAAACCAACTCAAAAGATGACCATCATCGGTGATACGAAAAAAACCGGTACAAAAATAACTTTTTTGCCGGATCCGGAAATTTTTCGCGAAATCAGAGAATTTAGGTATGATATACTCGCCAAAAGACTGCGTGAGTTGGCATTCCTAAATCCTGGTGTAACCATACTGTTAACCGATGAACGCAATGATAAATCAGAAATATTTAAGTTTGACAACGGTATAACCGAATATGTCGAGTTTCTAAATAGAGGAAAGGTTGTCATCCATGAAAGCCCCATGGCATTTTCTGGCATTGTCTCGGTGGACAGCAATAATAGCATAGCCGTCGATGTGGCGTTGCAGTATAACGATTCCTATAACGAGCAGATCTATGCCTATGCAAATTCTATTTTCAATACCGAGGGTGGTACCCATCTTTCCGGGTTCAAAACGGCCCTGACCAGGGTGATAAATTCCTTTGCTAAAGCTAATAATTTATTGAAAGACAAGGATCCAATTTTGACCGGAGAAGATATGCGGGAGGGTCTGACCGCGGTTATTTCGGTGAAGGTTCCAGAGCCACGGTTCGAGGGACAAACTAAGACCAGGCTATCCAATAGTGAAGTCGATGGCGTGGTTCAAAAAATCGTTGGTGATAATCTGAAATATGTCCTGGAGACAACCCAGGGTCTTGGCAAGAAAATAGTGGACAAGTGCTTGAGTGCTGCCAGAGCCAGGGAAGCTGCACGTAAAGCCAGA
Coding sequences within:
- a CDS encoding class I fructose-bisphosphate aldolase, coding for MNKHIIDFIDGDKHKLVEHKCTAIKKSDLHLPGPDYIDRILVHSDRPTTVLNNFARILNSGRLAGTGYTSILPVDQGIEHSAGASFAPNPLYFDPENIVKLAIEGGCNAVASTIGCLGLLSRKYAHRIPFVVKLNHNELLTYPNKHDQIYFGSVSQAYNLGAAAIGATIYFGSDESTRQIQETTKAFEYAHELGLVTILWCYLRNSAFSTKEKDYHTAADLTGQANHLGVTIEADIIKQKLPTTNGGFRDLKFGKTHDDVYDKLTSNNPIDLTRYQVANCYMGKIGLINSGGASGKNDFQEAVMTAIINKRAGGSGLICGRKAFQRSLKDGIALLNTIQDVYLEKSITVA
- the ppdK gene encoding pyruvate, phosphate dikinase, with the translated sequence MAPKNYIFEFGIKTDGDASMKSIIGGKGANLAEMAKIGLPVPPGFTIPTEVCMEYYSNGKKLPEPVWQQVLLAIKNVEKQQDKLFGDKANPLLFSVRSGARESMPGMMDTILNLGLNDETVEGLAKNTNNQRFAQDCYRRFIQMYGDVVMGVHAKDEHSRDPFEIIIDKAKAKANVSDDTQLSQEDLIEIIKEYKALIRSTTGREFPQDIYEQLSGAIGAVFESWHNERAIIYRRKYNIPAEWGTAVNVQSMVFGNRGDDCATGVAFTRNPATGEKVFYGEYLINAQGEDVVAGIRTPQPIAGLKQDMPGVYEQLVKVCQTLEDHFKDMQDFEFTVQQGKLYMLQTRNGKRTGMAAVRIAVEMVGENRITKEMALTRIAAESISSLLVPVFDPNGKKAVKKIAQGLAAGPGAASGKVYFSAKTAEEAHARGEKAILCRIETSPEDIRGMLASEGILTTRGGVSSHAALVARQMGKVCVCGAGALHMDYSAKTISVGETIIKEGEYLSIDGTSGEVFIGQVTTIPSEVNRVLAGAMQAEESYTFRLFDTVMNWADQYRKLDIRTNADTPEQAAMAVALGAKGIGLCRTEHMFFQGDRIDFMREMILADCTEDRQRALDKLQPLQRGDFEGIFRAMKGFPVTIRLLDPPLHEFLPNTQDTQAALAKKLNIPEDKVRSRVQALHELNPMLGHRGCRLGVTYPEITTMQATAIFEATASVIQSGTAVNPEIMVPLVAYKEELDSQVTLIHQAAKAVMQKTGLDIKYTVGTMIELPRAALLADKIAETAEFFSFGTNDLTQTALGMSRDDSGTFLPEYIEQEIIKTNPFASIDSEGVGQLIQLACERGKATRPNIKIGICGEHGGDPASIMFWHRIGLAYTSCSPNRVPIARIAAAQANLMAK
- a CDS encoding ATP-dependent Clp protease proteolytic subunit; translation: MNPVRFCEDDDECCHNNYNKIIDSMIQKKFLEERKVFLWGAIEDSSAKDITEKLLYLELTDPGKKIQFFMNTPGGSITAGMAIYDTMKLMTSPIQIIVTGLAASMGSILLCVPKKGSRFLYRNARVLIHQPLITGRIVAPAVDIDIQAQEMEKTRDEMNKILSDASGQPMEKIRKDTDRDFYMNAKEAIEYGLADAIIDKLW
- a CDS encoding DNA-directed RNA polymerase subunit omega, producing MRDDYLQTAQNIIEDPMILINIVSKRVRQLRFGATPFIDSLESLRVEDIVLREIIEGKISYELGQDD
- the smpB gene encoding SsrA-binding protein SmpB; translated protein: MVFLVLKHNSDKFFEIRNRKLHREYEVSSVYEAGVVLLGTEVKSVKAGCAEINDSFVMVDRAGFLLLCNARIDEYKFGNYANHEVCRKRRLLLHAREIRKIRAGIEKDGISVVPSRMYLKNGLIKVELALGKGKKLYDKRADLKAKTIKRETDRFLLNR
- a CDS encoding RDD family protein is translated as MLSKNNIRFIPATLNNRAWAFNIDCLVIGLISIPFLRDKMPDLSALMPDTSALLKADDLNVIAKNLTEPFQGIMIISIIISIIYFSISEILSHGSTLGKRLMKIKTIDINDPASSPSALQTLIRSSLKCITAFYCIDITNITICALSSTNFFFGLISATGSFGYDMISRTVVVKYDYYECCPVEKNHNNAD